From the bacterium genome, the window AAAAGACCGGCGGGCCAGCCCAGCACCAGCGCATTATAGATTTTGTTCTGCGAGGAACGACGGAGGTGCAGGCCGCGTTTGTAGTTAGAATTCATGCTGGCTGTGGCGGCGGCTTTGGGGCCGATGAGAGTGACATTCCACCAGGTTGGACTGGTGCGGGGTTCATTCGTCGAGCCGGCGCCGTCATTATCGGATTCAAAGCCGTTGGACCCAGAGATATCGGCGATCTCCGGATCGCGGATGCCAAGCAGGAACTGCAGTTTGCCCTGGTAACCGAAATCGCTGTCAAAATCATCATCAAGACCGCGGTAGGCGATGAGATATTTGGCGTTGACGGTTCCGCCGAACCATTCGTAGGAATCATCGTTTGCATAGCTGACCTGAATGTGGTCTATCTGCGTGCCGCGGCCGACACCGCCAAACGTGAGGCTGTTGATTTCATTGTTAGGTGAAAAAGCGATGCCGGCGTATTCAATGCGGACATAGCTGAGCACACCGCTGTTGTCATTCGGATCAGCCCCGCCGTAGAGGTCGCCAGGGCCTTCGATGGTGGCCGTGCCGCCGGGAACATTGATGGGGGCCTTGCCGAGAAGGATGATGCCGCCCCAATCACCCCGCTGCGGAGTCTCGGCTGAACCCGGTCGCGTGTATTGGCTGGTGAAAACGATAGGATGGCCGACCGCGCCCTGAGCCATCAATTTTCCGCCTGGTTGGACTATCAGCGAGCCCTGGGTGTTGTATTCACCATAAAGAACCGTTCCTGCCGGAATGGTCAAAGTCGCGCCCGATTTGACGCGGACAAATCCGCGCAGCAGATAGGTGGAATCTGCGGATAATACACGGTTGACTGTAAGATCACCTTCCAGTACCACCTCGCGGGCGCACACGATCCCGGCCATCAGGAATAATGCTGGCACAATCGAAAAAAGCTTTTTCATTTTTTCCTCCAAAGCGTTAGGTTACCTGTTCGCGGATATTATACCATCGGTCTATGAAGTCAGGATGAAGCTGATGTGAAAAAATAAACAAGATCACAGAGGGCCTTCGGAACAGGGCGCCTCCCGAAGGCGGATGCGTACATCACGTTTCGCACCACCAGCATTCTCCTGAACGGCCGGCGAAAAGGTGCGCTAGAGCTGATAG encodes:
- a CDS encoding T9SS type A sorting domain-containing protein is translated as MKKLFSIVPALFLMAGIVCAREVVLEGDLTVNRVLSADSTYLLRGFVRVKSGATLTIPAGTVLYGEYNTQGSLIVQPGGKLMAQGAVGHPIVFTSQYTRPGSAETPQRGDWGGIILLGKAPINVPGGTATIEGPGDLYGGADPNDNSGVLSYVRIEYAGIAFSPNNEINSLTFGGVGRGTQIDHIQVSYANDDSYEWFGGTVNAKYLIAYRGLDDDFDSDFGYQGKLQFLLGIRDPEIADISGSNGFESDNDGAGSTNEPRTSPTWWNVTLIGPKAAATASMNSNYKRGLHLRRSSQNKIYNALVLGWPAGLFIDGANTVADAQAGILCLHNSLFAGIDKNFQSSDASFQAAMDSWFLSNGGRTFTDPGAALLIDAFNLENPNAMPMEWSPVWQGGALPPDDGFFDPRAVFIGALGSEDWTAGWSTFRFSASQPSSVKPSSQSVRGFRLEQNYPNPFNPVTRIDFVLPHSDQVRMTVYNHTGQWVATLVDGILPTGHHRVQWDGAGMPSGLYYCRLQAGRLVSTRRMLLLK